The following are encoded together in the Montipora foliosa isolate CH-2021 chromosome 12, ASM3666993v2, whole genome shotgun sequence genome:
- the LOC137979530 gene encoding uncharacterized protein: MALETLGDVKGMTWVKEQTDLLKSTKRYLESDYKVHISKESCIPDHCRAYDLSDPNDPEFQTKCSHKHLDICDRCDNLKTVLNNIDEAISQMPANNADVIEELTFVTNQAKQAIHVWKAHLLRNVNQDEARTDALDMLDETSVLLVQDWAMKFLPRKYRESQTDWFGKRGISWHITVAIHRAELDQKFHAMTFVHVFRSCNQDSCTVLSIMKDVVSKLKKELPHLESVYYRQDNAGCYHCGASITGASLIGKDTSVFVRRMDFSDPQGGKGACDRKAASIKSHMKIHLNAGNNIETGREMVAAMLSSGGIPGVHETLAILPTFPRPLSAKLEGVSAISNIEYRKDNLRVWRAYGIGPGKVVPLSKTGIRNEMTIPDLGEDITESNQLSDQHFISTKANPFRPQKSFSPQQCLALKKDV, translated from the exons ATGGCTTTGGAGACGCTGGGGGATGTAAAAGGCATGACGTGGGTGAAAGAGCAAACGGACCTACTCAAATCAACAAAACGTTACCTCGAGAGTGATTATAAG GTACACATTTCCAAAGAATCCTGCATCCCTGACCATTGTAGGGCTTACGACCTTAGCGATCCCAACGATCCTGAGTTTCAGACGAAATGCAGTCACAAGCATCTTGACATTTGCGATCGCTGCGATAATCTCAAGACAGTGCTAAACAACATCGACGAGGCCATCTCTCAAATGCCGGCCAACAATGCTGACGTCATCGAGGAACTGACGTTCGTGACTAACCAAGCGAAACAAGCTATACATGTATGGAAAGCGCACCTTCTGAGGAACGTTAACCAGGATGAAGCACGCACCGATGCACTTGACATGCTAGATGAAACGTCAGTACTTCTAGTTCAAGATTGGGCCATGAAGTTTCTTCCCAGGAAGTACAGGGAAAGCCAAACCGATTGGTTTGGAAAGCGAGGAATCTCGTGGCACATAACAGTGGCGATCCATAGGGCTGAACTCGACCAAAAATTCCATGCAATGACATTCGTTCACGTATTTCGGAGCTGCAATCAAGACAGTTGCACCGTTCTTTCTATCATGAAGGATGTGGTATCAAAACTGAAGAAAGAGCTCCCACATCTGGAATCTGTGTACTACCGTCAAGATAACGCTGGATGTTATCACTGTGGGGCGTCTATCACAGGAGCAAGCCTAATTGGCAAAGATACTAGTGTGTTCGTTCGACGCATGGATTTCTCAGATCCACAAGGTGGTAAAGGCGCTTGCGATCGAAAGGCGGCCTCTATCAAATCGCATATGAAAATCCACTTAAATGCCGGCAATAACATCGAGACTGGGCGGGAAATGGTAGCTGCAATGTTGTCTTCTGGCGGAATACCTGGAGTCCATGAAACATTAGCAATCCTTCCAACTTTCCCGCGACCACTTAGTGCGAAACTGGAAGGTGTCAGTGCTATTTCCAACATCGAGTACAGAAAAGATAACTTACGAGTGTGGAGAGCGTACGGGATCGGGCCTGGGAAGGTAGTACCATTATCCAAAACGGGCATACGAAATGAGATGACCATCCCCGATCTCGGTGAGGACATCACTGAATCTAATCAGCTGTCCGATCAACACTTCATATCAACGAAAGCAAATCCTTTTCGCCCCCAAAAGAGTTTTTCACCACAGCAATGTCTTGCCCTGAAGAAGGATGTATGA